One region of Chelonoidis abingdonii isolate Lonesome George chromosome 14, CheloAbing_2.0, whole genome shotgun sequence genomic DNA includes:
- the NPBWR2 gene encoding neuropeptides B/W receptor type 2, giving the protein MENNFRVSNLNTTCNDTSDGRYLDNGTRSNFTFHEQSPDFYVVLPVIYSVICAVGLTGNTAVIYVILKAPKMKTVTNMFILNLAIADDLFTLVLPINIAEHLLHYWPFGEILCKIILSIDHYNIFSSIYFLTVMSIDRYLVVLATVRSKRMPHRTYRAARIISLCIWALVTIIVLPFTIFANVYVDGLEIKSCGLNFPKPERFWFKASRIYTLILGFAIPVSTICILYTMMLYKLRNMHLNSNAKALDKAKKKVTIMVFIVLTVCLFCWTPFHLATIVALTTDLAQTSVVIGISYFITSLSYANSCLNPFLYAFLDDSFRKSFRKMLECRAA; this is encoded by the coding sequence ATGGAAAATAATTTCAGGGTAAGCAATCTGAATACCACCTGCAATGATACAAGCGATGGCAGGTACTTGGACAATGGCACAAGGTCCAACTTCACCTTCCATGAACAGTCTCCTGACTTCTACGTGGTCCTCCCAGTGATTTACTCTGTGATCTGTGCAGTGGGGCTTACAGGCAATACCGCCGTCATCTACGTGATCCTCAAGGCTCCTAAGATGAAGACAGTGACCAACATGTTCATCCTGAACCTAGCTATAGCTGATGACTTGTTCACTTTGGTTCTGCCCATTAACATTGCTGAGCATCTCTTGCACTACTGGCCCTTTGGAGAAATCCTCTGCAAGATCATCCTGTCCATAGACCACTACAACATCTTCTCTAGCATCTATTTCCTCACGGTGATGAGCATAGACAGGTACCTGGTTGTCCTGGCCACTGTCCGGTCCAAAAGGATGCCCCATCGTACCTACCGAGCAGCCAGAATCATCAGTCTGTGCATCTGGGCCCTGGTCACCATTATAGTTCTCCCTTTCACCATCTTTGCCAATGTCTATGTAGATGGCCTGGAGATCAAAAGCTGTGGTCTAAATTTCCCCAAACCTGAGAGGTTTTGGTTCAAGGCCAGCAGGATCTATACCCTAATCCTTGGCTTTGCCATTCCCGTATCCACCATCTGCATTCTCTATACCATGATGCTGTATAAACTGAGGAACATGCACTTGAATTCAAATGCTAAAGCCCTGGACAAAGCCAAGAAGAAGGTCACCATTATGGTCTTCATCGTTCTGACTGTGTGCCTCTTCTGCTGGACCCCCTTCCACCTGGCCACCATCGTGGCTTTGACCACTGACTTAGCGCAGACCTCCGTGGTCATAGGTATCTCCTACTTCATCACCAGTTTGAGCTATGCCAATTCATGCCTAAATCCTTTTTTGTATGCTTTCTTGGATGACAGTTTTcggaaaagtttcagaaagatGTTGGAATGCAGAGCTGCTTAA